The Porites lutea chromosome 4, jaPorLute2.1, whole genome shotgun sequence genome contains a region encoding:
- the LOC140933445 gene encoding uncharacterized protein KIAA1958-like has product MASGDSKFEDLSEADIDSLIDDAVPKNTKKATAWGISVLKDWLSKKYPSEVLESLSPEVLSERLKKFYQELRKSPTEHYSASAHLSIRAAIDRHLNTLPEFSGISIVRDPLFKIANKSLSAKLKQLKAQGFAKVQHHPSISPEDIQKCYETKVFSDETPISLLRVNWFNISLHFCRRGRENLRSLTPDSFVIKKDANGGEYVEMSISEKTKNHQGGLGDKADESDPKMFSTGMSNCPVKYFKKFLSVLNPNQTALFQKPKRNFLPSDEIWFENSPIGVNKLGDMMKEISLAASLSKVYTNHCVRSTTISALDEAGIPIHRIMQTSGHRSESSVKSYCDRQSLEKYKESSNILARVGHDSKESTSGAVVGAVNNIENLTQNSQSHNVQNVVANLNHSPTLNVLSRAEFKDCQININITKK; this is encoded by the exons ATGGCTTCGGGCGACTCAAAGTTTGAAGATTTGTCCGAAGCAGACATCGATTCCCTCATTGATGATGCAGTTCCTAAAAACACCAAGAAAGCAACTGCTTGGGGAATATCTGTTTTGAAAG actggttatccaaaaaatacccaagtgaggTTTTGGAAAGTCTTTCACCAGAAGTTCTCTCTGAGAGGTTAAAGAAATTCTATCAAGAATTAAGGAAATCGCCGACAGAGCATTACAGTGCTTCAGCGCACTTGTCCATCAGAGCGGCCATTGATCGCCACTTGAACACACTGCCAGAGTTTAGCGGCATTTCTATCGTACGAGATCCgctatttaaaattgcaaataaatcccTGAGTGCTAAACTAAAACAGCTTAAAGCTCAAGGCTTTGCGAAAGTTCAACATCATCCATCTATTTCTCCCGAAGACATCCAAAAGTGCTAcgagacgaaagttttcagtgaCGAAACCCCAATAAGTTTACTTCGCGTGAACTGGTTCAACATCAGCCTTCACTTCTGTCGCCGTGGAAGGGAAAATCTTCGATCCTTAACACCAGATAGTTTTGTCATTAAGAAAGATGCAAACGGCGGTGAATATGTGGAGATGTCTATcagtgaaaaaacgaaaaaccacCAAGGCGGTCTCGGAGATAAAGCCGACGAAAGTGATCCAAAAATGTTCAGCACTGGAATGTCAAATTGtcctgtaaaatatttcaaaaagtttctcaGCGTCCTCAATCCTAATCAAACTGCACTGTTtcagaaaccaaagagaaattttctccCTAGCGACGAAATATGGTTTGAAAATTCACCGATTGGAGTGAATAAACTGGGTGACATGATGAAGGAAATATCGCTCGCGGCAAGCTTGAGCAAGGTCTACACAAACCATTGTGTTAGATCTACAACCATCTCTGCTCTGGATGAAGCTGGAATACCCATTCATAGAATTATGCAGACTTCAGGCCACAGAAGCGAGAGCAGCGTTAAGTCGTATTGTGACAGACAAAGCCTGGAAAAGTACAAAGAATCCTCCAATATTCTTGCTAGAGTTGGTCATGATTCGAAGGAGTCTACGTCCGGCGCGGTAGTCGGTGCTGTGAATAACATCGAAAATCTAACACAAAACAGTCAAAGCCACAATGTACAGAATGTAGTGGCTAATTTAAACCATTCTCCAACGCTTAACGTCCTTTCACGTGCAGAATTCAAAGACTGTCAAATCAAcataaacattacaaagaaGTAA